A window from Symbiopectobacterium purcellii encodes these proteins:
- the oxyR gene encoding DNA-binding transcriptional regulator OxyR, translated as MNIRDLEYLVALAEHRHFRRAADSCHVSQPTLSGQIRKLEDELGVMLLERTSRKVLFTQAGLLLVEQARTVLREVKVLKEMASQQGETMSGPLHIGLIPTVGPYLLPHIIPMLHRTFPKLEMYLHEAQTHQLLAHLDSGKLDCAILAMVKESEAFIEVPLFDEPMKLAIYKDHPWANRERVAMSDLAGEKLLMLEDGHCLRDQALGFCFQAGADEDTHFRATSLETLRNMVAAGSGITLLPSLAVPHERQRDGVCYLPCYKPEPKRTVALVYRPGSPLRGRYEQLADAVREHMQHYLDSALKQAV; from the coding sequence ATGAACATTCGGGATCTAGAGTATCTGGTGGCGTTAGCTGAACACCGTCATTTTCGGCGTGCAGCGGACTCCTGTCATGTCAGCCAACCGACGCTCAGCGGTCAAATTCGTAAACTGGAAGATGAACTGGGCGTGATGTTATTGGAGCGCACCAGCAGAAAAGTGTTGTTTACTCAGGCTGGCTTGCTACTGGTCGAACAGGCAAGAACCGTGCTGCGCGAAGTCAAAGTGCTTAAAGAGATGGCGAGCCAACAGGGAGAGACCATGTCTGGTCCGCTGCATATTGGGCTGATCCCCACCGTTGGACCTTACCTGCTGCCGCATATCATTCCCATGCTGCACCGCACGTTTCCTAAGCTGGAAATGTACCTGCATGAAGCTCAGACGCATCAGTTACTGGCACATCTGGATAGCGGCAAGCTGGACTGCGCCATTCTCGCGATGGTCAAGGAATCGGAAGCATTTATCGAAGTCCCACTGTTTGATGAACCAATGAAACTGGCGATTTATAAGGATCATCCGTGGGCAAACCGTGAGCGTGTTGCCATGTCCGATCTGGCCGGTGAAAAACTGCTGATGCTGGAAGACGGGCATTGCCTGCGCGATCAGGCATTGGGATTCTGTTTCCAGGCCGGGGCAGATGAAGATACGCATTTTCGTGCCACCAGCCTGGAAACGCTGCGCAACATGGTCGCCGCCGGCAGTGGGATCACCTTGTTGCCTTCGCTGGCGGTGCCTCATGAGCGCCAGCGTGATGGTGTTTGTTATTTACCGTGCTACAAGCCGGAGCCGAAGCGAACTGTCGCGCTGGTGTACCGCCCGGGATCGCCACTGCGCGGTCGCTATGAACAATTGGCGGACGCTGTGCGGGAACATATGCAGCACTATTTGGACAGTGCATTAAAACAGGCGGTTTAA
- the sthA gene encoding Si-specific NAD(P)(+) transhydrogenase, translated as MTQQAQIQQPFDYDAIIIGSGPGGEGAAMGLVKQGARVAVIERYNNVGGGCTHWGTIPSKALRHAVSRIIEFNQNPLYSDNARPIRSSFSDILRHADSVIGQQTRMRQGFYERNHCEIFSGEAHFIDEHTVAVQYPDNMQDTLTAAHIIIATGSRPYHPANVDFAHPRIYDSDSILELDHEPQHVIIYGAGVIGCEYASIFRGLSVKVDLINTRDRLLAFLDQEMSDALSYHFWNNGVVIRHNEEFESIEGTADGVIVHLKSGKKMKADCLLYANGRTGNTETLGLEKIGLVPDGRGQLKVNSMYQTALAHIYAVGDVIGYPSLASAAYDQGRLAAQAIVKGDASAHLIEDIPTGIYTIPEISSVGKTEQELTAMKVPYEVGRAQFKHLARAQIVGMNVGSLKILFHRETRQILGIHCFGERAAEIIHIGQAIMEQKGEGNTIEYFVNTTFNYPTMAEAYRVAALNGLNRLF; from the coding sequence ATGACACAGCAAGCACAGATTCAGCAACCGTTTGATTATGATGCCATCATCATTGGTTCCGGCCCCGGCGGCGAAGGGGCCGCGATGGGGCTGGTCAAGCAAGGTGCCAGAGTGGCTGTCATCGAGCGATATAACAACGTCGGCGGCGGGTGCACGCACTGGGGCACCATCCCCTCCAAAGCGTTGCGCCATGCTGTCAGCCGCATCATCGAATTTAACCAGAACCCGCTGTATAGCGATAACGCACGCCCTATTCGCTCCTCGTTCTCCGATATCCTACGCCACGCCGACAGCGTCATCGGCCAGCAAACCCGAATGCGTCAGGGTTTTTACGAACGTAATCATTGCGAAATATTTTCAGGCGAAGCGCATTTCATCGATGAACACACGGTTGCCGTGCAGTATCCCGATAATATGCAAGATACGCTCACCGCCGCCCACATTATCATTGCCACAGGCTCACGCCCCTACCACCCGGCAAATGTAGACTTTGCACATCCCCGTATTTACGACAGCGATTCCATTCTGGAACTGGATCACGAACCCCAGCACGTGATCATTTATGGCGCAGGCGTGATTGGCTGTGAATATGCCTCGATCTTTCGTGGTCTGAGCGTAAAAGTGGATCTGATCAACACCCGCGATCGCCTGCTGGCGTTTCTCGATCAGGAAATGTCTGACGCCTTGTCCTACCATTTTTGGAACAATGGCGTAGTCATTCGTCATAACGAAGAGTTCGAATCGATCGAGGGTACCGCTGACGGCGTCATTGTTCATCTTAAATCCGGTAAAAAGATGAAGGCCGACTGCTTGCTGTACGCCAATGGGCGCACCGGCAACACGGAGACGTTAGGGCTGGAAAAAATCGGTTTGGTGCCCGATGGGCGCGGCCAGTTGAAAGTCAACAGCATGTACCAAACCGCGCTGGCACACATCTACGCGGTGGGCGACGTTATCGGCTATCCCAGCCTGGCTTCAGCGGCCTACGATCAGGGACGCTTGGCGGCGCAAGCCATCGTAAAAGGCGATGCCAGTGCACACCTTATCGAAGATATCCCGACAGGGATCTATACCATTCCGGAAATCAGCTCCGTAGGGAAAACCGAGCAGGAGCTTACGGCAATGAAAGTGCCTTATGAGGTTGGGCGCGCGCAGTTCAAGCATCTGGCGCGGGCGCAAATTGTTGGCATGAACGTGGGGAGCCTGAAGATTCTTTTTCACCGAGAAACCAGGCAAATACTCGGTATTCACTGCTTTGGCGAGCGTGCGGCGGAAATCATTCACATCGGCCAGGCCATCATGGAGCAAAAAGGCGAAGGGAATACTATCGAATATTTCGTTAATACAACCTTTAATTACCCAACGATGGCCGAAGCTTACCGGGTGGCGGCACTTAATGGATTAAACCGCCTGTTTTAA
- the fabR gene encoding HTH-type transcriptional repressor FabR: protein MGVRAQQKERTRRSLIEAAFSQLSAERSFASLSLREVAREAGIAPTSFYRHFRDVDELGLTMVDESGLMLRQLMRQARQRIAKSGSVIRTSVATFMEFIGNNPNAFRLLLRERSGTSAAFRAAVAREIQHFIAELADYLEVENHIPREFAEAQSEAMVTIVFSAGAEALDVGLEQRRQLEERLLLQLRLIAKGAYYWYRKEHEKEVNTSDA, encoded by the coding sequence ATGGGTGTCAGAGCACAACAAAAAGAACGCACTCGCCGTTCCTTAATCGAAGCTGCTTTCAGTCAACTCAGCGCCGAACGGAGTTTCGCCAGCCTGAGCTTGCGTGAGGTCGCGCGTGAGGCGGGCATCGCTCCCACCTCTTTTTATCGCCACTTCCGCGATGTCGATGAATTGGGTTTGACGATGGTCGATGAAAGCGGCCTGATGTTGCGTCAACTGATGCGACAGGCACGCCAGCGCATTGCCAAAAGCGGTAGCGTTATTCGCACATCGGTCGCCACCTTTATGGAGTTCATTGGCAATAACCCCAATGCGTTCCGTCTGTTGCTGCGTGAACGTTCGGGCACCTCCGCCGCGTTTCGTGCTGCTGTTGCCCGTGAAATCCAGCATTTTATTGCGGAACTGGCGGACTATCTCGAAGTAGAAAATCATATCCCGCGTGAATTTGCGGAAGCCCAGTCTGAAGCCATGGTCACGATTGTGTTTAGCGCTGGCGCAGAGGCGTTGGACGTTGGGCTTGAGCAACGGCGGCAATTGGAAGAACGCCTGTTGCTGCAATTACGCCTGATTGCCAAAGGGGCTTACTACTGGTACAGAAAGGAACATGAGAAGGAAGTGAATACGTCTGACGCGTAG
- a CDS encoding YijD family membrane protein: protein MTKYPHQEKGTLVLALIAGLSVNGSFAALFSSIVPFSVFPLVALVLSVYCLHQRYLNIEMPEGIPLLAAACFLLGLLLYSALVRVEYPQIGSNFLPSLLCVVLVFWIGLRLKKRRPVDDATAS, encoded by the coding sequence ATGACAAAATACCCTCATCAAGAAAAAGGCACCCTGGTTTTGGCATTGATCGCAGGTTTATCGGTCAATGGGTCATTTGCCGCCTTGTTCAGTTCAATCGTGCCCTTTTCCGTCTTTCCGCTGGTTGCGCTGGTGCTCTCGGTTTACTGCCTGCACCAGCGTTACCTCAATATTGAGATGCCTGAAGGCATCCCGCTGCTGGCCGCCGCCTGCTTTTTACTGGGGTTGCTGCTGTATAGCGCATTGGTTCGCGTTGAATACCCACAGATTGGCTCCAACTTCCTGCCTTCATTACTGTGTGTAGTGTTGGTGTTCTGGATTGGCTTGCGGCTTAAAAAGCGCCGCCCGGTAGACGACGCAACTGCATCCTGA
- the trmA gene encoding tRNA (uridine(54)-C5)-methyltransferase TrmA: MTPENLPIEQYDDLLAEKTERLRQMMVPFAAPEPEVFRSPVSHYRMRAEFRIWHEGDDLYHIMFDQQTKQRIRVDQFPVASALINQLMPLLLDALRNDVILRHKLFQIDYLSTMSGEVVVTFIYHKALDEAWQQQACALRDTLRAQGFALQLIGRATKTKIFLDRDYVDERLPVAGREMTYRQVENSFTQPNAAINIHMLEWALKVTAGSTGDLLELYCGNGNFSLALARNFNRVLATEIAKPSVAAAQFNIAANQIDNVQIIRMAAEEFTQALQGQREFTRLQGIDLSDYQCDTIFVDPPRSGLDDQTLSMVQGYSHILYISCNPETLCNNLTQLTTTHRITRLALFDQFPYTHHMECGVLLEKKA; this comes from the coding sequence ATGACGCCAGAGAACCTGCCCATCGAACAGTATGACGACCTGCTTGCGGAAAAGACGGAACGTCTACGGCAGATGATGGTGCCCTTTGCTGCGCCAGAGCCAGAGGTGTTCCGTTCCCCGGTGAGTCATTACCGTATGCGGGCCGAGTTTCGCATTTGGCACGAAGGTGACGATCTCTACCACATCATGTTCGATCAGCAGACCAAACAGCGGATCAGAGTCGATCAATTCCCTGTGGCCAGTGCGTTGATTAATCAACTGATGCCCCTTCTGCTCGATGCACTGCGCAACGATGTGATACTGCGCCACAAGCTGTTTCAGATTGACTATCTGTCGACGATGAGCGGTGAAGTGGTGGTGACGTTTATCTACCACAAAGCGTTAGATGAGGCGTGGCAACAACAGGCATGCGCGCTGCGCGATACACTGCGCGCTCAGGGATTCGCTCTGCAACTGATTGGCCGGGCAACAAAAACCAAGATCTTCCTCGACAGAGATTATGTCGATGAGCGCCTGCCCGTCGCCGGGCGTGAGATGACCTACCGCCAGGTGGAAAACAGCTTCACCCAGCCCAATGCTGCCATCAATATCCACATGCTGGAGTGGGCGCTGAAGGTTACTGCGGGCTCAACCGGCGATCTGCTCGAACTTTATTGCGGTAACGGCAACTTCTCATTGGCATTGGCACGTAATTTCAATCGTGTATTAGCCACCGAAATCGCCAAACCGTCCGTCGCCGCAGCACAATTCAACATTGCCGCGAACCAGATTGATAACGTGCAGATTATCCGCATGGCAGCGGAAGAATTTACCCAAGCGCTACAGGGTCAGCGTGAATTTACCCGTTTGCAGGGGATCGATTTGTCCGACTATCAGTGCGACACCATTTTTGTCGATCCACCGCGTAGCGGCCTCGACGACCAAACGCTGTCCATGGTGCAGGGTTACTCGCATATCCTCTACATCTCCTGCAACCCGGAAACCCTGTGCAACAACCTGACCCAACTCACGACGACACACCGTATCACTCGTCTGGCACTGTTCGATCAGTTTCCCTATACCCATCATATGGAATGCGGCGTACTGTTAGAGAAGAAGGCTTAA
- the btuB gene encoding TonB-dependent vitamin B12 receptor BtuB, with amino-acid sequence MSYKKLSLLAALSATAFSGWAQQTDNNTMVVTANRFQQPVNTVLAPIDVVTREDIDRWQPKSLNDVMRRLPGVDIGQNGGRGQMSSLFIRGTNSNHVLVLVDGVRLASTSVTGSIDFSQIPVSLVQRIEFIRGPRSAVYGSEAIGGVINIITQKESDGGKLQAGVGSKRTQTYDGSVRQHLGENTAVTLAGAFDETQGYNVYPSSTVPADADNDGFRSKSLWGSVEHRFNDDLAGFFRSYGYNNTTDYDRIYSDSDSDVRQLYSKSFDSGLRFQHERWSSQLVGSYQTYKDYNFNSTNGNYSTGYSLAEITQRSVLWGNAIQVGSGTISGGADWRREEKKPGTGSETYSRENTGLYLSAQQRYFDQLTLEGAVRTDDSTQYDRHNTWQTSAGWEFVPDYRVTLSYGTAFLAPSFGQLYGGWWANSNLKPEESSQWEAGLEGTTGPLFWRLAAYRNEIKNLIDSDENFKYFNTDKATIKGIEWTGTVSTGIFSHSVVLEYLDPRKDANNEVLARRAKQKAKYQLDWTMYDFDVNIAYQYNGKRFDNATSSYNPEQRRLPSYSTVDLAVSYPVTSHLTVRGRIANLFDKEYETAYGYQTAGREYYLNGSYTF; translated from the coding sequence ATGTCTTATAAAAAATTATCGCTGCTGGCGGCGCTCTCTGCCACGGCTTTTTCTGGCTGGGCACAGCAAACTGACAACAACACCATGGTGGTTACCGCTAACCGTTTTCAACAGCCGGTGAATACGGTGCTGGCGCCTATTGATGTCGTGACTCGAGAAGATATCGATCGTTGGCAGCCTAAAAGCCTAAATGATGTGATGCGTCGTTTGCCGGGGGTGGATATTGGGCAGAACGGTGGCCGTGGGCAAATGAGTTCTCTCTTCATTAGAGGTACGAACTCCAACCATGTATTGGTATTGGTGGATGGTGTGCGCTTGGCGTCCACAAGCGTGACCGGTAGCATCGATTTCAGCCAGATTCCGGTTTCTTTGGTCCAACGTATCGAGTTTATCCGTGGCCCGCGCTCTGCAGTGTATGGTTCTGAGGCCATTGGCGGTGTTATCAACATTATTACGCAAAAAGAAAGTGATGGTGGAAAACTGCAGGCTGGTGTGGGTTCAAAACGTACTCAGACTTATGACGGGAGTGTTCGCCAACATCTGGGGGAAAATACAGCGGTAACATTGGCGGGTGCTTTTGACGAAACCCAGGGATACAACGTATATCCTTCTTCAACAGTACCTGCTGATGCAGATAATGACGGTTTTCGCAGCAAATCGCTTTGGGGCAGCGTTGAGCATCGCTTCAATGATGATTTGGCGGGATTTTTCCGCTCTTATGGTTACAACAACACAACTGATTACGATCGGATTTATTCTGATAGCGATAGTGATGTACGCCAACTCTATTCCAAAAGTTTTGATTCGGGCTTACGTTTTCAGCATGAAAGATGGAGTTCTCAGTTAGTAGGGAGCTATCAGACTTATAAGGACTATAACTTTAATAGTACAAATGGTAACTACTCTACAGGTTATTCACTTGCAGAGATTACCCAGCGCAGCGTGCTGTGGGGTAATGCCATCCAGGTTGGTTCAGGAACGATCAGTGGTGGCGCAGACTGGCGTCGAGAAGAGAAAAAACCGGGCACGGGCAGTGAAACGTATTCACGCGAAAATACTGGATTGTATTTGTCAGCACAGCAGCGTTATTTTGACCAGTTGACGTTGGAGGGGGCTGTTCGTACCGATGATAGTACGCAATATGATCGCCATAATACTTGGCAGACATCGGCTGGCTGGGAGTTCGTCCCTGATTATCGCGTTACCTTATCCTATGGCACTGCATTTCTGGCACCTAGCTTTGGTCAGCTTTATGGCGGATGGTGGGCTAATAGCAATCTGAAACCTGAAGAGTCTAGTCAATGGGAAGCTGGCCTTGAGGGAACTACGGGACCACTTTTCTGGCGTTTGGCTGCATACCGCAATGAAATTAAAAATCTGATTGATTCTGATGAGAATTTTAAGTACTTCAATACCGATAAAGCTACCATTAAGGGTATCGAGTGGACGGGAACTGTCAGCACGGGTATTTTCAGCCACAGCGTTGTTTTGGAGTATCTTGATCCCCGCAAAGATGCCAATAACGAAGTGCTAGCAAGACGCGCGAAACAGAAAGCCAAGTATCAGTTGGATTGGACCATGTATGATTTCGATGTCAATATCGCTTATCAATACAACGGTAAGCGTTTTGACAACGCAACCAGTTCTTACAACCCAGAGCAGCGCCGTTTGCCAAGCTATAGCACGGTAGACCTCGCAGTATCATATCCTGTCACCTCTCATCTTACTGTTCGTGGTAGAATCGCCAACCTGTTTGATAAAGAGTACGAGACAGCATATGGCTATCAAACGGCAGGAAGAGAGTACTATCTCAACGGAAGCTACACCTTCTAA
- the murI gene encoding glutamate racemase, producing MAIKRQEESTISTEATPSNLPARPTVLVFDSGVGGLSVYNEIRQLLPDLHYIYAFDNEAFPYGEKPQDFIVERVVHIVSAVQQRHQLAAVVIACNTASTISLPALRERFTFPVVGVVPAVKPAAKLTRNGIVGVLATRATVQRAYTHELIARFATDCQILLLGSAELVELAEAKLQGDNVSLLALQQILHPWLKLPEPPDTVVLGCTHFPLLAEELQLVLPNGTRLVDSGAAIARRTAWHLANLEQPPVLSTEKNLAYCMTITPKVATLWPVLQRFGFESLEKLPL from the coding sequence ATGGCTATCAAACGGCAGGAAGAGAGTACTATCTCAACGGAAGCTACACCTTCTAACCTGCCCGCCCGCCCCACGGTTTTGGTGTTTGACTCCGGCGTGGGGGGGTTATCTGTGTATAACGAGATTCGGCAGTTGCTGCCGGATCTTCATTATATCTACGCCTTCGATAATGAAGCGTTCCCCTACGGTGAGAAGCCGCAAGACTTTATCGTTGAGCGTGTGGTTCACATCGTTTCTGCGGTACAACAGCGCCACCAACTGGCCGCCGTGGTTATTGCCTGTAACACCGCAAGCACCATTTCACTGCCCGCATTGCGCGAGCGTTTTACCTTCCCGGTCGTCGGCGTAGTGCCAGCGGTGAAGCCTGCCGCCAAGCTGACACGCAATGGTATCGTCGGCGTTCTGGCGACGCGCGCCACGGTGCAACGCGCCTACACGCATGAACTGATTGCCCGTTTTGCCACGGACTGCCAGATATTGCTGCTGGGGTCGGCGGAGTTAGTTGAACTGGCGGAGGCTAAGTTGCAAGGGGATAACGTATCGTTATTGGCGTTGCAGCAAATTTTGCACCCGTGGCTGAAATTGCCTGAGCCTCCGGATACTGTGGTGCTTGGCTGTACGCACTTCCCGCTTTTGGCTGAAGAGTTACAGTTGGTGTTACCCAACGGCACGCGACTGGTGGATTCCGGGGCGGCAATTGCCAGAAGAACCGCATGGCATCTCGCTAACCTGGAGCAGCCACCGGTGCTGAGCACGGAAAAGAATCTGGCTTATTGCATGACGATCACGCCTAAAGTAGCGACCCTGTGGCCCGTTTTACAGCGTTTCGGCTTTGAATCGTTGGAAAAACTGCCGCTTTAA